In one window of Bacteroidales bacterium DNA:
- a CDS encoding type II toxin-antitoxin system VapC family toxin, with amino-acid sequence MKYLLDTNICIYFLKGKFQLNKKIRQAGIQNCAISEITYAELIYGAENSDSIEKNLQTIEKFTDQIVILPIFNAIHIFGKEKARLRSKGNMISDFDLLIGATAISNNMIMVTRNVNEFKRLKHIKIENWID; translated from the coding sequence ATGAAGTATTTACTCGATACGAATATTTGCATTTATTTTCTTAAAGGAAAATTTCAACTAAACAAGAAAATTAGGCAGGCTGGAATACAAAACTGTGCAATTTCGGAAATTACCTACGCTGAATTAATATATGGTGCAGAGAATAGTGACTCCATTGAGAAAAACCTTCAAACAATTGAAAAATTCACAGATCAAATTGTGATCTTGCCTATTTTTAACGCAATCCATATATTTGGGAAAGAAAAGGCCAGACTCCGTTCAAAAGGAAATATGATCAGTGATTTTGATTTACTAATCGGTGCAACGGCAATTTCTAATAATATGATTATGGTAACAAGAAATGTCAATGAATTTAAACGCCTGAAACATATTAAAATTGAAAACTGGATTGATTAA
- a CDS encoding type II toxin-antitoxin system MqsR family toxin, translated as MFDIIFLDRRKKNTQTLLDLEITPAQRKKIVESIELKDYVEGPVEEELYGMADMWVFGKMVKNKEVYIKVTLGHSNRHVICISFHIAEYPLQYPFKKGEK; from the coding sequence ATATTTGACATCATCTTTCTGGATAGGCGAAAAAAGAATACACAAACATTACTTGACCTTGAAATAACTCCTGCTCAACGAAAAAAGATTGTTGAGTCGATTGAATTGAAAGATTATGTTGAGGGTCCTGTTGAAGAAGAACTATATGGAATGGCCGATATGTGGGTGTTCGGTAAAATGGTTAAAAATAAGGAAGTATATATAAAGGTTACCCTTGGTCATTCAAATCGACACGTAATATGTATATCTTTTCATATAGCTGAATATCCGCTACAATATCCATTTAAAAAAGGGGAAAAATGA
- a CDS encoding DUF4065 domain-containing protein, whose translation MKSPITGKPMVIHKESGTLSFRKEKFEIMYHYYLCEDTGERFTPDDLGQVNIIQVHNQYREKHGIPFPDEIKKIREKYNLSARKMSKILGFGENSYRNYEAGEIPSVANGRLILAIKHAEDFKQQVEASTHLLSETEKAKLDKTINKLINEEKTTTWSKLLENQFLYTQPNEYSGYKEPQFDKIACMITFFSSQMKSFKTKLNKLLFFSDFLHYSKTGFSITGLTYRAIPLGPVPAEYDKLYIKLAEEGKVYVEEMVMSEGNYAEIINGSEIYNEKMFEDTEKKVLNSIIKQFRSVSSKEIVELSHQYKAWKDNQEQRNLINYQHYAFDIDI comes from the coding sequence ATGAAAAGCCCGATTACCGGTAAACCAATGGTAATACATAAAGAATCCGGAACATTATCCTTTCGCAAAGAGAAATTTGAAATAATGTATCATTACTATCTTTGTGAAGATACCGGAGAGCGTTTTACACCTGATGACCTGGGTCAGGTCAATATAATACAGGTACATAATCAATACAGGGAAAAACATGGCATACCCTTCCCTGATGAAATCAAAAAAATAAGAGAAAAATATAATCTTTCTGCAAGAAAAATGTCCAAAATACTGGGGTTTGGAGAAAACAGTTATCGAAACTATGAGGCCGGTGAAATTCCTTCTGTTGCCAACGGCCGATTAATTCTGGCTATAAAACATGCAGAAGATTTTAAACAACAGGTGGAAGCAAGCACTCATCTTCTCAGTGAAACAGAAAAAGCGAAACTCGATAAAACAATAAACAAACTCATCAATGAAGAAAAAACCACCACATGGAGCAAACTTCTTGAAAACCAGTTTTTATATACACAACCAAATGAATACTCCGGATATAAAGAACCGCAGTTTGATAAAATTGCGTGTATGATCACTTTTTTCTCCAGTCAAATGAAAAGCTTTAAAACCAAACTGAACAAGCTTCTGTTTTTCTCAGATTTTTTGCATTATAGCAAAACAGGATTTTCCATTACGGGACTTACATACCGTGCAATTCCTCTAGGGCCAGTTCCTGCTGAATATGATAAGCTTTATATAAAATTAGCTGAGGAAGGTAAGGTATATGTTGAGGAAATGGTAATGTCTGAAGGTAATTATGCCGAAATAATCAATGGGAGTGAAATATATAATGAAAAGATGTTTGAGGATACCGAAAAAAAAGTTCTTAACAGCATTATCAAACAGTTTCGTTCGGTTTCCTCCAAAGAAATCGTTGAATTGAGCCATCAATATAAAGCATGGAAAGACAATCAGGAGCAAAGGAATCTAATCAACTATCAGCACTACGCATTTGATATAGATATATAA